One genomic segment of Candidatus Bathyarchaeum sp. includes these proteins:
- a CDS encoding glycosyltransferase, producing the protein MDFKKIVVTAVVLGLELVLIALVIPGNIAWICLILGAVAASYFLLAARQAHKSEVRKPSRHITLLAVLSVLIIPVIVGYLTLYLGYLSIATALLATALTVEFFSNYLALPLSVYHRHLELNTKLSPIQRWPMVTIVVPAHNEEKVIERCLEAVLEIDYPKLEVIVVDDASTDKTYQLASNYRTKGIKVIHREKAGGKSGALNTGILIANGEIIITCDADSMIARGALKKIVIRFQDLSVSAVAGNVKVLNRTNLITKCQALEYIVNENIYRRVFDIFGVVPVVPGPLASFRKRTLKEIGFYDRDTLTEDFDITVKLLKTQRVVQALSDANVYTEAPVTWRDFIKQRTRWNRGTFQTIKKHGNVFGNPRFGYLRNLTFQYIVLSMIFVPFVSVVSLVAIAIALLTGYALQVLIVMGVFVLIQATYSLLAILMDDEDWKLIIYSPLFVVGYKEVRNFIKIKALFDILSRRKMTWGTLQRIGATETKQTKST; encoded by the coding sequence CTTCAAGAAAATAGTAGTAACTGCTGTTGTGCTAGGGCTTGAACTCGTTTTAATAGCTTTGGTCATACCAGGCAACATCGCTTGGATATGCTTAATTTTAGGAGCCGTAGCCGCATCATATTTTCTGTTGGCTGCGAGACAAGCCCACAAAAGTGAAGTCCGAAAACCTTCAAGACACATTACCCTGTTGGCAGTTCTTTCTGTGCTCATAATCCCCGTTATTGTAGGGTATTTGACACTTTATCTTGGCTACCTTTCAATAGCAACAGCACTTTTGGCAACAGCATTAACGGTTGAGTTTTTCTCAAATTACCTAGCACTCCCACTCAGCGTATACCATAGACATCTAGAACTAAACACGAAACTGAGTCCAATTCAACGCTGGCCAATGGTCACAATAGTAGTTCCGGCACACAACGAAGAAAAAGTGATAGAACGATGCCTCGAAGCCGTTCTGGAAATAGATTACCCAAAACTGGAAGTCATAGTGGTAGACGACGCGTCAACAGACAAAACTTACCAGCTAGCCTCAAACTACCGAACAAAGGGCATAAAAGTTATCCACCGCGAGAAAGCTGGCGGAAAATCTGGTGCCTTGAATACGGGCATACTGATAGCGAACGGAGAAATCATCATAACCTGTGACGCCGACAGCATGATCGCTAGAGGTGCACTCAAGAAGATTGTCATCCGCTTTCAGGATCTATCGGTTAGTGCCGTGGCTGGAAACGTGAAAGTTTTGAACAGGACGAATTTGATTACAAAATGTCAAGCACTTGAGTACATAGTTAACGAGAACATTTACCGGAGAGTTTTCGACATTTTTGGCGTTGTGCCTGTGGTTCCTGGTCCTTTAGCTTCATTTAGAAAAAGAACCCTAAAGGAGATAGGTTTCTATGACAGGGACACGCTAACCGAAGACTTCGACATCACAGTCAAACTTTTGAAGACACAACGAGTTGTGCAGGCGCTAAGTGACGCAAATGTGTACACCGAGGCGCCAGTCACATGGAGGGACTTCATAAAACAGAGGACAAGATGGAACCGAGGAACTTTTCAGACAATTAAGAAGCACGGAAACGTGTTCGGCAATCCACGGTTCGGGTACCTGCGGAATTTGACTTTTCAGTACATCGTATTGTCTATGATTTTTGTTCCCTTCGTTTCGGTTGTTTCACTTGTCGCAATTGCAATTGCATTGTTGACGGGGTACGCGCTACAGGTTCTGATTGTGATGGGGGTATTTGTGCTGATTCAAGCCACTTACAGTTTATTAGCGATATTGATGGATGACGAAGACTGGAAACTGATAATTTATTCGCCATTGTTTGTGGTGGGCTACAAGGAAGTGCGAAATTTTATCAAAATAAAAGCCCTCTTTGACATACTCTCAAGAAGAAAGATGACGTGGGGTACACTGCAAAGAATAGGGGCAACAGAAACAAAACAGACCAAATCGACATAG